In Anopheles gambiae chromosome 2, idAnoGambNW_F1_1, whole genome shotgun sequence, a single window of DNA contains:
- the LOC1276593 gene encoding uncharacterized protein LOC1276593, with protein sequence MVSDSESSDDDCSEPYEWFLHRLYHKDHKIVPIRETPKIIGRGKDANCQFKPGKYFLVSRNHCMVQIVDGKPTITDCHSRRGTFVNGDRIDKFQPGRIELKEGDLVGIAHKNEEIQQYFKFHDEVLRYRVCRTIGKDEAVVISDDEQEEEVDVKCAILPEPDLDIPSTASSSQSEASQSDTEPVENGSERSASPQPGPSGLQLSAVVSIPEELMRKSSFERQYDDMMLCASKLNPDGYESDTEPEPCVVQPVAYDTSDVIVLSDDDEYIDVQYSQMVIEEVQQELEDDVELVELPDLGEEEEDTSLWALKLKPDVDATRRYKKRAKEAKEEKEASKRERPDAFEKQNHHHHHHKKHRSSSSRSSEEENVAVQREDAGKESSLKVVLKRNSTDAKCDVIETKTVDAKKPSRHTTESSKDSKRDAGDAKKLHRHTTEPIASTSSPAVEPIPSTSKHSKERTPSSSRHTTNGPSTSAARHTHEPTPSTSSKHTKEPTPSTSRHTNGPVASTSRHTAEPTPSTSRQSYESATPSTSKHRDSVTEPERNRPALDDKVKKPLQQKQPEEEPNRLKNRRHSVANWTEIGPHRPSGTIEIAMPEKPKPPSKEVAAGPLWMQQAAKPAVAGENSSSNASAAPEESTAASAPKSNLKRRGSVSSVGEVQAMIQKKLKRRYSVSDRNVFDFQPVKVSKDQKEQRKSRLMQINEKKKQQERQGPVMLFEPQPLGRKTGTTKPKVKFTPNNRGSFLTAPVPLPSTSRAPSTSRPAATDESIVCTQSTTLEQLPTANGVEEEVIDMRPKKLTFQSVARVSNVDRPVPSGSGLNKQPLATSSNRPTNMEPPPPVTLAKPQHPSTSGGISNSSSNSHSSSTTTTTSTSSSNSASSSHTATTSATTAAPTASTSQRVLPPQVKIRKKQPLQGILKSYDKPNGENPAPKKSVTIRLELNKTRYIENCLDKSESPPPEKELPEPKLPQKEIQEQILWQELDLLAEVLEWPTKWLQQQESELLANGPFASEGKLLPKLDNYDSYESFRNFHLPFLKRELWQEIYTCAKVAKSFLTLHDVTVGKAEHVELCKLFCKVRINTHGKDFFPLFDFGIVEYHSLLGHRTSLFVSVRAQNKDDSVPLRDSNGVQQQPGIAFVLTLYAAGRELEGLRSGRNFVYRPLARVHLYMRRCNAISLLEHSPLLPNIICPDTNRAKLEEIGRRLLQQPEMRTNVARHMEAGALNPGQMEIVSSVLDECQCWEEPTISLIQGPPGTGKSRVIGNLVLELMRLGHKSKERMRVLVCASSNTAVDVIVKNLMKLQQRKAANERFKLVRTGTRSKVDQECAPVFIDKLVQEEVNRQNRVPDARKNDGSLQNIERERNVLANRIKMAQAELSSGRSVNMEMLKVMKRKLHSLEEVLNPGGTSSASATTDGRKKQEIKARICILQGADIVCTTLGSCSTLASYCTNLRFSVCIIDEATQCTELCSLLPLQYHLSKMVLVGDINQLPATVLDQQCIDAGFRASLFSRLYQSYAGAGGQPPEDGLKMLKTQYRMHPKICHWPNRYFYGGQLKNATCTEAMRKTIPLKPYMVISLSYDQELTQAQYEIYNKDEILFVVELMKQVVRCCDKHASFAIITPYARHKEEMIQSLRSTQLKRVEVHSIDSVQGKEFDVVIISLARSNGAGFLNNPERINVALTRARQCLVLCGNFASLKHKTVWSSLLEDAEKRKVYYHLEEHDAQVDGQQMVKNIMERLRMT encoded by the exons ATGGTGTCCGATTCCGAATCGTCCGATGACGACTGCAG CGAACCGTACGAGTGGTTCCTGCATCGACTGTACCACAAAGACCACAAGATCGTACCGATACGGGAGACGCCAAAGATAATAGGCCGCGGCAAAGATGCGAACTGCCAGTTTAAACCGGGCAAATACTTCCTGGTGTCGCGAAACCACTGCATGGTGCAGATCGTCGATGGGAAGCCTACCATCACCGATTGCCAT TCCCGACGAGGTACGTTTGTAAACGGCGACCGTATCGACAAGTTCCAGCCGGGACGCATCGAGCTTAAGGAGGGCGATCTGGTGGGCATCGCGCACAAGAACGAAGAAATTCAGCAGTATTTCAAATTCCACGACGAGGTGCTCAGGTACCGGGTGTGCCGTACGATCGGCAAGGACGAGGCAGTGGTCATATCCGACGACGAGCAAGAGGAAGAGGTCGATGTAAAGTGTGCCATATTGCCCGAGCCCGACCTGGACATCCCGTCCACGGCGTCTTCCAGCCAGTCGGAGGCGAGCCAATCCGACACGGAGCCGGTAGAGAATGGCTCGGAGCGGTCAGCGTCACCGCAGCCGGGTCCGTCCGGTTTGCAGCTGTCCGCGGTCGTTTCGATACCGGAAGAGCTGATGCGAAAATCGAGCTTTGAAAGGCAGTACGACGATATGATGCTATGTGCCAGCAAGCTCAACCCGGACGGGTACGAATCCGACACCGAGCCGGAGCCGTGCGTCGTGCAGCCGGTTGCCTACGACACGAGCGATGTGATCGTGCTGTCGGACGACGACGAGTACATCGATGTGCAGTACTCGCAGATGGTGATCGAGGAGGTGCAGCAGGAGCTGGAGGACGACGTCGAGCTGGTGGAGCTGCCCGACCTgggcgaggaggaggaagataCAAGCCTGTGGGCGCTGAAGCTGAAGCCGGACGTGGACGCTACGCGGCGGTACAAAAAACGAGCCAAAGAAGCGAAGGAAGAGAAGGAAGCCTCGAAGAGGGAAAGGCCCGATGCTTTCGAAaagcaaaaccaccaccaccaccaccacaaaaaGCATAGATCTAGCAGTAGCCGTTCGTCGGAGGAGGAAAACGTTGCCGTTCAACGGGAAGACGCGGGCAAGGAAAGCTCTCTCAAGGTGGTGCTGAAGCGCAACAGTACCGATGCGAAGTGTGACGTCATTGAGACGAAAACGGTGGACGCAAAGAAACCGTCCCGACACACGACCGAAAGCAGCAAGGATTCGAAAAGGGACGCTGGGGATGCGAAGAAACTGCACCGGCATACGACCGAACCAATTGCTTCCACGTCTTCGCCGGCGGTTGAACCTATCCCGTCTACGTCGAAACATTCGAAAGAACGCACCCCATCGTCTTCCCGCCACACGACCAATGGTCCTTCAACGTCTGCCGCCCGGCACACGCATGAGCCAACTCCTTCCACGTCgtccaaacacacaaaagaacCGACTCCTTCGACGTCCCGGCACACGAACGGTCCTGTAGCTTCAACGTCTCGCCATACGGCTGAGCCTACGCCTTCCACGTCGCGACAGTCTTACGAATCTGCCACTCCATCAACCTCAAAACACCGAGATTCGGTGACGGAGCCGGAAAGGAACCGACCGGCGCTCGATGACAAGGTGAAAAAGCCGCTACAGCAGAAGCAGCCGGAAGAAGAGCCAAATAGGTTAAAGAACCGACGGCATTCGGTCGCTAACTGGACCGAGATCGGCCCTCACAGGCCTAGCGGCACGATCGAGATAGCGATGCCGGAAAAGCCAAAGCCACCGTCGAAGGAGGTTGCGGCGGGTCCCCTTTGGATGCAGCAGGCCGCCAAACCGGCAGTCGCAGGGGAAAACAGCTCAAGCAATGCCTCCGCCGCACCGGAAGAATCAACGGCAGCGAGCGCACCCAAGTCCAACTTGAAACGCCGCGGTTCGGTTTCCTCGGTGGGGGAAGTGCAGGCCATGATACAAAAGAAGCTGAAACGACGATACAGTG TGTCCGATCGTAATGTGTTCGATTTTCAACCAGTCAAAGTGTCCAAAGATCAAAAGGAGCAGCGCAAATCGAGGCTGATGCAGATCAACGagaaaaagaagcagcaggaaAGGCAGGGTCCGGTGATGCTGTTCGAGCCGCAACCGCTCGGCCGCAAGACGGGCACGACCAAGCCGAAGGTAAAGTTTACGCCCAACAATCGCGGCTCGTTTCTTACCGCGCCCGTACCGCTGCCGTCGACGTCACGGGCACCCTCCACTTCGCGTCCGGCGGCGACCGACGAGAGTATTGTCTGCACACAGTCGACCACGCTGGAGCAGCTGCCGACTGCGAACGGCGTAGAGGAGGAAGTGATCGATATGCGGCCGAAAAAGCTTACATTCCAGAGTGTGGCACGCGTCAGCAATGTGGATCGGCCGGTGCCGAGTGGTAGCGGTTTGAACAAGCAACCGTTGGCAACGTCCTCCAATCGGCCTACCAATATGGAACCACCGCCGCCAGTAACGCTTGCGAAACCGCAACACCCGAGTACGTCCGGTGGTATCAGCAATAGCAGTAGTAACAGCCATAGTAGCAGCACAACGACCACCACTTCCACCTCATCCTCCAACTCAGCTAGCTCTTCACATACAGCTACAACTTCTGCTACCACGGCTGCTCCTACCGCCAGCACTTCCCAGAGGGTTCTACCACCACAGGTAAAGATTCGCAAGAAGCAACCGCTGCAGGGTATACTAAAATCGTATGATAAGCCAAACGGCGAAAATCCAGCGCCCAAAAAGAGCGTTACAATAAGGCTGGAACTCAACAAGACACGGTACATTGAGAATTGTTTAGATAAGTCAGAAAGCCCACCGCCGGAAAAGGAGCTGCCGGAGCCGAAACTGCCCCAGAAAGAGATCCAGGAGCAGATCCTCTGGCAGGAGCTCGATCTGCTGGCGGAGGTGCTCGAGTGGCCCACCAAGTggctgcagcagcaggagtCGGAACTGCTCGCGAACGGACCGTTCGCGTCGGAGGGCAAGCTGCTGCCCAAGTTGGATAACTACGATTCGTACGAATCGTTCCGCAACTTCCATTTGCCGTTTCTGAAGCGTGAACTTTGGCAGGAGATCTATACCTGCGCGAAGGTGGCCAAATCCTTTCTGACCCTGCACGACGTGACGGTGGGCAAGGCGGAGCACGTGGAGCTGTGCAAACTCTTCTGCAAAG TACGTATCAACACGCATGGCAAGGACTTCTTTCCGCTGTTTGACTTTGGCATCGTGGAGTACCATTCGCTGCTCGGCCATAGAACCAGCCTGTTCGTGTCGGTGCGCGCCCAAAACAAGGACGACAGCGTGCCGCTGCGGGACAGTAAcggcgtgcagcagcagccgggcaTAGCGTTCGTGCTCACGCTGTACGCGGCGGGCCGGGAGCTGGAGGGGCTGCGCTCGGGGCGCAACTTCGTGTACCGGCCGCTGGCCCGGGTGCACCTGTACATGCGCCGCTGCAACGCGATCTCGCTGCTGGAACATTCGCCCCTGCTGCCGAACATTATCTGCCCGGACACTAACAGGGCGAAGCTGGAGGAGATTGGCAggcggctgctgcagcagccggAAATGCGCACGAACGTGGCGCGCCACATGGAGGCGGGCGCGCTGAACCCGGGCCAGATGGAGATCGTGTCGTCGGTGCTGGACGAGTGCCAGTGCTGGGAGGAGCCGACGATTTCGCTCATCCAGGGCCCGCCCGGCACGGGGAAGTCGCGCGTGATCGGGAACCTCGTGCTGGAGCTTATGCGCCTCGGGCACAAGAGCAAGGAGCGAATGCGGGTGCTTGTGTGCGCTTCCTCCAATACGGCGGTGGATGTGATTGTGAAGAATCTGATGAAGCTGCAACAGCGCAAAG CTGCAAACGAGCGGTTCAAGCTGGTACGCACGGGCACTAGAAGCAAGGTCGACCAGGAGTGCGCCCCGGTGTTTATAGACAAGCTGGTTCAGGAGGAAGTGAATCGGCAAAATCGGGTGCCAGATGCAAGGAAAAACGATGGCTCGCTCCAGAACATAGAGCGGGAG CGCAATGTGTTGGCAAACCGAATCAAGATGGCACAGGCCGAGCTGTCGTCCGGCCGGTCCGTCAACATGGAGATGTTGAAGGTGATGAAGCGGAAGCTGCACAGCTTGGAGGAGGTGCTGAATCCGGGCGGCACGTCGTCCGCTTCCGCCACCACCGACGGGCGCAAGAAGCAGGAAATCAAGGCCCGCATCTGCATCCTGCAGGGGGCCGACATCGTGTGCACCACGCTCGGCAGCTGCTCGACGCTGGCATCGTACTGCACCAACCTCCGGTTTAGCGTGTGCATCATCGACGAAGCGACCCAGTGCACGGAGCTGTGCTCGCTGCTCCCGCTGCAGTACCACCTGTCGAAGATGGTGCTGGTCGGGGACATCAATCAGCTGCCGGCGACCGTACTCGACCAGCAGTGCATCGATGCCGGCTTCCGGGCGTCGCTGTTCTCGCGCCTCTACCAATCGTACGCGGGCGCGGGCGGCCAGCCCCCGGAGGATGGGCTGAAGATGCTGAAAACGCAGTACCGGATGCATCCGAAGATTTGCCACTGGCCGAACCGGTACTTCTACGGCGGGCAGCTAAAGAATGCCACCTGCACCGAGGCGATGCGCAAGACGATCCCGCTCAAGCCGTACATGGTGATCAGTCTAAGCTACGACCAGGAGCTGACGCAGGCACAGTACGAAATCTACAACAAGGACGAGATACTGTTCGTGGTCGAGCTGATGAAGCAGGTGGTGCGGTGCTGCGACAAGCACGCGTCCTTCGCGATCATCACGCCGTACGCGCGGCACAAGGAGGAGATGATCCAGAGCCTGCGCAGCACGCAGCTGAAGCGGGTGGAGGTGCACTCGATCGACTCGGTGCAAGGGAAGGAGTTTGACGTGGTCATCATCTCGCTGGCCCGGTCGAACGGGGCCGGCTTTCTCAACAACCCGGAGCGTATCAATGTGGCCCTGACGCGTGCGCGCCAGTGTCTCGTGCTGTGCGGTAACTTTGCCagtttgaag CATAAAACGGTTTGGTCATCGTTGCTGGAGGATGCCGAAAAACGAAAGGTGTACTACCATCTTGAGGAGCACGACGCGCAAGTGGACGGGCAGCAGATGGTGAAAAACATCATGGAGCGGTTGCGCATGACTTAA